A portion of the Cryptomeria japonica chromosome 5, Sugi_1.0, whole genome shotgun sequence genome contains these proteins:
- the LOC131034588 gene encoding replication protein A 70 kDa DNA-binding subunit A-like, with translation MASSAATYESIEHSIIDNLAKNKEYFPTPFAIQSINAGDDLPSALLQVLSFQKMQNNKDDTDRHKLVLSDGTYMTIVILILEVKQTDCPFFGKPEYLFKEQQLEIMSEDRPSTSKRSLQFATELPSPQTTTSENISPIKTLNPYQNKWTIKGRVTHKWSIKAYSTTTKNGHVFSFDIVDCSHYIISKGSVKEANARYNKLNSHLEITLSDTSILKRCTNEEQPDQQSPPFMPISELFHLINNTLVDIIGLVLYVGDIIPIHRKDGSQTQKRLVKINDLSGSTIDINLWGPMAEQKGLELKNMLTNDSVLILALPNAHVGYFNGKIINITAATTLHINPSFLEAELLTLRGKDPLLAIPFVVETIHIDGKYTRMTISSIREWMSIKPETIQTTLLAVLRFVNVNDQNFYYTACPLIVNGSYLLPLKLQDAIGTLWATTFDEGGIHLLHKTAKQLYALQNDTTTTIETPSSMVKTLLSRYYSFTVLVSTKTYNLETKMKVTVNKVAPVDFKAECHALLAEIGCLSTKT, from the exons atgGCATCTTCAGCAGCTACCTATGAATCCATAGAGCACTCCATTATTGATAATTTG gcaAAAAACAAAGAGTATTTCCCTACCccttttgcaattcaatctatcaatgctggGGATGACCTTCCTTCAGCATTGCTACAAGTTTTGTCATTTCAGAAAATGCAGAACAACAAAGATGATACTGACAGACATAAATTAGTGTTATCTGATGGCACATACAT GACTATTGTAATACTTATTCTGGAAGTGAAACAAACTGATTGCCCGTTCTTTGGTAAACCTGAATATCTATTCAAAGAACAACAACTAGAAATTATGTCTGAGGACAGACCATCAACATCTAAACGATCTCTTCAGTTTGCAACTGAATTGCCATCCCCACAAACAACAACTTCTGAAAATATAAGCCctatcaaaactttgaatccataccaaaataaatggacTATCAAAGGGAGAGTTACTCATAAATGGTCTATTAAGGCATATAGCACAACGACCAAAAATGGCCATgtgtttagctttgacattgttgatt gttcacattatattatttcaaaagGATCTGTTAAGGAGGCAAATGCaaggtacaacaaactaaacagCCATTTAGAAATCACCTTGTCTGATACATCCATTCTAAAACGTTGCACCAACGAAGAACAACCAGATCAACAAAGTCCTCCTTTCATGCCCATTAGTGAATTGTTTCATCTAATAAATAACACGCTGGTTGACATAATTGGTCTTGTTCTATATGTTGGAGATATCATTCCTATACACAGGAAAGATGGCAGTCAAACACAAAAACGTCTGGTGAAAATTAATGATCTATCTGgttcaacaattgacatcaacttaTGGGGTCCAATGGCAGAACAAAAGGGCCTGGAATTGAAAAATATGTTGACCAATGATAGTGTGCTTATCCTTGCTTTGCCTAATGCTCATGTTGGCTATTTCAATGGGAAGATTATAAACATAACAGCTGCAacaacattacatatcaacccaAGTTTTCTAGAAGCAGAGCTTCTAACATTAAGAGGAAAGGACCCTTTGCTTGCTATACCCTTTGTTGTAgaaactatccacatagatggCAAATATACTAGAATGACAATTTCTTCAATCCGTGAGTGGATGAGCATCAAACCAGAAACAATTCAGACAACATTGCTAGCTGTTCTACGCTTTGTGAACGTCAATGACCAAAATTTCTATTACACAGCTTGCCCACTGATAGTCAATGGAAG TTACCTCTTGCCTCTAAAGTTGCAAGATGCCATAGGTACTCTATGGGCCACTACATTTGATGAGGGTGGcattcacttgctacacaaaactgcAAAACAACTCTATGCACTACAAAAcgatacaacaacaacaatagagacACCTTCCTCAATGGTCAAGACACTACTGTCACGTTACTATTCATTCACAGTGTTGGTTTCTACTAAGACATATAATTTAGAAACGAAGATGAAAGTGACAGTCAATAAAGTTGCTCCTGTTGACTTCAAAGCTGAGTGCCATGCATTACTTGCAGAAATTGGCTGCCTAAGTACAAAGACTTAA